The Pseudarthrobacter sp. BIM B-2242 region AACTGTGGACCACCAACGGGGTGATCGCCGAACTGGTGGTGGTGATGGCGGTAGTCCCCGCGCACACCGATGCCCAGGGCACTGAGCACAAGGGCGGCATCAGCGCTTTTGTGGTCGAGATGGATTCCCCCGGCATCACTGTGGAGAACCGCAACGCCTTTATGGGGCTCCGCGGCATTGAAAACGGCGTGACCCGGTTCCATCAGGTGCGCGTGCCTGCAGCAAACAGGCTGGGGCGTGAAGGCCAGGGGCTGAAGATAGCCCTGTCCACATTGAACACCGGGCGGCTTTCCATTCCGGCGCTGTGCGTTGCTTCCGGACGCTGGAGCCTGAAGATTGCCCGCGAGTGGTCAAGTGCCCGCGTTCAGTGGGGCCAGCCGGTGGGCATGCACGAGGCCGTCAGCAAGAAGATCGCGTTCATTGCGGCTACGGCCTTCGCCCTCGACGCCGTCTTCGAACTGTCTGCCGAAATGGCCGATGCGGGGCAGAAGGACGTGCGGATCGAAGCCGCGCTGGCCAAGCTGTGGTCCACGGAGATCAGCTACCGCATCGCGGATGAACTGGTGCAGATCCGCGGCGGCCGCGGCTTCGAAACAGCGGACTCGTTGGAAGCCCGGGGCGAGCGGGCCGTCGCGGCTGAGCAGCAGCTTCGCGATCTCCGGATCAACCGGATCTTCGAGGGATCCTCGGAGATCATGAAACTGCTCATCGCGCGCGAGGCGGTGGATGCCCACCTCGCCGCGGCCGGCGACCTCGCCTCCGTCACGGCGAGCCTGCAGGACAAGGCGAAGGCCGCCGTCGGTGCGTCAGGTTTTTATGCCAAGTGGCTGCCAAAGCTGGTGGCCGGCGCCGGTATGGATCCGCGCTCCTACGGGGAGTTCGGGCGGCTGGCCAAGCAACTGCGGTTTGTGGAGCGGTCCTCGCGCCGGCTTGCCCGCCAGACCTTCTACGGAATGGGCCGCTGGCAGGCCAACCTGGCGTACAAGCAGGCGTTCCTGGGCCGGGTGGTGGACATCGGTGCCGAACTGTTTGCCATGGCGGCATGCTGCTCACGCGCTGAGATGATCCTGCACACGGCGCCGGAGAATGCGGCGAGCGCCTACGAACTGGCGGAGGCGTTTTGCGAGCAGGCCCGGGTCCGCGTGGACGAGTACTTCGACCAGCTCTGGCGCAACACGGACGACGGCGACCAGGGGCTCACGCGCAAGGTCCTGGCCGGGGATTACACCTGGCTTGAGGCCGGCGTGCTGGACCAGTCGGAGGGCACCGGGCCGTGGATCGCGGATGCGACGCCGGGCGCGTCCACCAAGGAAAACCTGCACCGGGACTATCGCTAGCGAATAGTAAGCATCCTTGTTATCGCCGGGCAGCAGTGGTTGAGTTGACCTATGAGCAACCACATGGAACCAGGGGACGGTCTTCCGCGGCGCGCCCGCAATGACAATCTGCGGAGCGAAACTGCCCGTGATGCGTCCTTCGCAGGTGGTGAGCCAACGCGTGCTCTCGATCAGACCAACCCGCCCAGGGTTGAGCAGTCCACCGTGGAGCAGCCGTACGGGGCGCGGGCCACCGGGGATCAGGAGCCAAGCGCGGAGCGGTCCTACCGGGCTGAGCCGTACGCAGCCGAGCCGGCAGGGGCCGCACCGGTAATCGACCCCCGGCTGACCGACCCGCGCCTGACCGACCGCCAGACCGCCGTCGCCCGCGAGAAGGAACAGTTCGGCGGCGTCAAGGTTGGCTCTGCCTTCTTTGGCTGGCTGGCCGCCACCGGGATGGCTGTCCTGCTGACGGCCTTCGTGGCCGCGGCGGGCACTGCGGTGGGGCTGGCCAACAACACGGATGTCAATGAGGCCGTCAACCAGATGGCCACCAACGGCACCGTGGGCGTGGCGGGCATCGTCATCCTGCTGGTGATCCTCTTCGTCTCCTACTATTCAGGCGGCTACGTGGCCGGCCGGATGGCCCGGTTCAACGGTGCCAAGCAGGGCATGATGGTGTGGGTCTGGGCCCTGATCGCCGCTGTTGTGGTGGCGCTGCTGGGCCTTCTTGCCGGGCAGCAGTTCAACGTCCTGGCCAACCTCAACAGCTTTCCGCGGATCCCCGTCAACGAGGGCGAACTGACAGTAACCAGCATCATCGCCGCAGTAGTGGTGGCCGCGGTTGCCCTCGTGGGAGCGGTGCTCGGCGGCCTGGCGGGCATGCACTTCCACCGCAAGGTGGACAAAGCCGGGTTCACCCCGGACGAAACGTACAGCGAGGCCTAGGCGGGCAGAACGGCGTCCACGTAGTACCAGCGCCGGTTTTCGCGCACAAAACGGCTGGTTTCGTGGTGGACGCCGCGTTCGGCGTCGTGCCGGAAATGCGCCTTGAACTCCACCGTGCCTTCCGTATCCAGCGGTCCGCCGCGGTGCGTGGCGAGAATATCCAGCCGCCGCCATTCCATGGCCGGGTCCAGTTCCAGGTCCGCCGGCACCGTGTCCGGATGCCATGTTTTCCTGAGGTAACCGGCGTCCAGCAGGACAAACGCGCTGTAGCGGGAGCGCATGAGCTGTTCTGCCGTGGCGGCGTCGGCACCGCCGCTGTGAAAGCGTCCGCAGCAGTCCGTGTATGCCTCGCCGGAAAGGCAAAAGCAGTTGCCGGCCGTGCCTGGGTTCTCGGGCAATGGTGCTCCTTCGGCAGTGGTCCGGGCCGCATCGCGGCGGCGTGGTGGTCTCTTCCGACTATAGGCCGAAGGGCCCTTCGTCATATCCGGTAACAGCTTTGAAACAACCTCTGAATCACCCTGCAGGCGGCGGCGCGGCCAAAAATTAGTCCGTAAGGTAGTAGGGGGTTTTGGTGCCCGTGGTGAGTGCCGGGACGGACTCCGCCGGTGGCAGATTGGAGAGATGACGTGGGAGATTCAACGACGATCGCTCTCAACCTGACGTTTTTCGGCACACTGGGGCTGGCGTTCCTGATGTTCCTGGGCCTGTTCCTGCTGGTGGTGGCCACTTTGGTCCTGGCCGGTGTCGGGCGCCTGATGGTCCTGACCGTCCTGGCCCTGTTTGGCCGCCTCCCCAAGCACGAATCCCTCCCGCTGGTCCGCCTTACCGGAGAACAGGGCACGCCGTCACACGACGACGACGCTGCCCCCTCCTCCGCCAAACCGCCGCGCGCCGGGGTGCTCCGCGCCCGCGCCCTCCGCGCAAAAGCCGCTGCCCTCCGGGCCAAAGCTGCTGCCCTCCGGGCCAAAGCTGCTGCCCTCCGGGCTAGGACCCGCGCGGCCCCGGCCAAAGCCCGTGCCCGGTGCAGGGCAGCATTCTCGATGGCGGCTGCCTGGTGCAGTGCCATGACCGCCGCGCTCCTTGCGCCCCGGGACTGGCGTCAGGCTGCGCGGAACGGCCGCGACCTCCTGAAACCATCCGAGTTCCGCCCCCGGCTGCAGGAGGCCGTGGAGCATCACCCCCTGCTCACCGCCGCCCGCCGTGAGCAGCCCGTGCTCGCCGAGGACTGGGCGGCCGCCGTCGCCGAAGCCGACGCCCGGGCCATGGCCCGCGCGCGAGCCTCCGCCCCGGAGATCAAAGTGTCTGTCCGCGAGCTTCCCGCCCCGTCCGTCCCCGCGGCAAAGGTGGAGGCCGTGGCACCTTTGGTGGAGTCGGCTCTGCATAGGGACATTCCCGAGCGCGTCAGTCCTGGACGCGACGGCCGCGGCGCGGCCCGGTCCTTCACGAAGCCACCGGCCGCCGCGCCCATGTCACTGCTGGACACCGGCTCCCTGGTGTCGCTCTCCGGCCATGCGACGGCCCTCAAAGCCAAGCTGCCCGCGGACACCTGAGCCCGGCCGGCCTGAAGGAAACGTTTACAGGGCGAGGAAACGTTCACAAAACGTCACGGCGCAGGGCCGCGTTACGTCCCGCTACGAAAAGCGAACTACTAAGGCGCGAATCGTTTTCCGCTCCATCGAATTTGTGTAGCGTCATGACGATCCACAGCAATCCGCATGGAAAATCAATCGTCAGGAGCCGGGGATGAGCCTCAGCGAACTTCGGGTGTTCGGCCGCTCGGGCACACCCATCAGCCCGCTCACGCTGGGCACCATGAACTTCGGCGAAGGCCCCGGCGGTGCTTCGGGCGGCGGCCTGACTAGCGCTGCTCCTACCGGGGCGGACGAAAGTATCCGCATCATCCAGTCGGCACTGGACGCCGGCATCACCGCCGTGGACACCGCCGACGTCTACTCGCAGGGCGAATCCGAACAGGTGGTGGGCCGGGCGCTCCGCGGCCGCCGTGACGACGTCTTCCTGGCCACCAAATTTCACGGGCAGATGAGCCCCAACCCGGCCCACTCCGGCAACTCCCGGCGCTGGATCATGCAGGCCGTTGAAGGCAGCCTCCGCCGCCTGCAGACCGACCGGATCGATCTCTATCAGGCGCACCGGCCGGACTACAACACGGATGTCCTTGAGACCATCACCGCCCTGAACGACCTCATCAGGCAGGGCAAGATCCTCTATTACGGCACGTCCGTGTTCACCCCCGCTCAGCTGGTGGAGGCCCAGTGGCTTGCCACCACAAACCACCTGATCCCGCCCGTGGCCAACCAGGTTCCCTACTCCATGCTGGTCCGCGGCAACGAACGCGACGTCCTTCCCATCGCGCAGCAGTACGGCCTTGGCGTGCTCGCCTACGGTCCGCTGGCCGGGGGCTGGCTGTCCGGCGAGTTTGTCCTGGACGCCGGACAGCCGCCCACCCGCGTTCATTCGCTGCCGGGACGCTACGACATCTCCGGGCCCAGCAGCGAACGGAAGCTCCTGGCCGCGGATTCGCTGGCCCGGCTGGCCGACAAGCTGGAGATCTCCCTGGTGGACCTCTCCATCGGGTTCGCCCTGAACCACCCCGCAGTGAGCAGCGTGATCATCGGCCCGCGCACCGAAGCCCATCTCCAGGCCTACCTCAAGGCCGCCGACACCCTGCTGAGTGAGCCCGTGCTGGATGCAATCGACGAGCTGGTCCCGCCGGGGACCAACTTCGTGGAACGTGATGCGGGCGCCGTGGTGCCGTCCCTTGAGTACGCGGAGCTCCGCCGCCGCTGACCGCGGTACCCGGCGCACCGTCGTCGTAGGTTCCCCAAGCCGCACCCCGCCAAGCCCTTACCCTGAGCAACCAACTCCGTTAGCGTGGAAACCATGGAATTCAGATACCTCGGAAACAGCGGCTTCAAAGTCTCGGAAATCACGTTCGGCAACTGGCTGACCCACGGCTCCCAGGTGGAGAACGACGTCGCCACCCAGTGCGTCCGGGCAGCGCTCGACGCCGGCATCAGCACCTTTGACACGGCGGACGTCTACGCCAACACGGCCGCGGAAACCGTCCTCGGCGAGGCGCTGAAGGGCGAGCGCCGCGAATCGCTGGAGATCTTCACCAAGGTCTTCGGCCCCACCGGCCCCAAAGGCAAGAACGATCTGGGCCTGTCCCGCAAGCACATCATGGAGTCCATCAACGGCTCGCTGCGCCGGCTCCAGACTGACTATGTGGACCTCTACCAGGCCCACCGCTACGACTTTGAAACACCGCTGGAAGAGACCATGCAGGCGTTCGCGGACATCGTCCGGCAGGGCAAGGCCCTGTACATCGGTGTCAGCGAATGGACGGCTGAGCAGCTCCGCGAAGGCCATGCTCTGTCCAGGGAACTGGGCTTCCAGCTGATCTCCAACCAGCCGCAGTACTCCATGCTGTGGCGGGTCATCGAAGCTGAGGTTGTGCCGGCATCGGAAGAGCTGGGCGTCTCGCAGATCGTCTGGTCTCCCATGGCGCAGGGGGTCCTGAGTGGAAAGTACCTGCCCGGCCAGCCTGCGCCTGAAGGCAGCCGCGCCACCGATGACAAGGGCGGCGCCAAAATGATCGAACGCTGGATGCGCGATGACGTCCTCACCGGCGTCCAGGCGCTCAAGCCCATCGCCGAGGAGGCCGGACTCTCGATGCCGCAGCTTGCGGTGGCCTGGGTCCTGCAGAACCCGAACGTGGCCTCTGCCATCGTGGGCGCGTCCCGCCCGGAGCAGATCGCCGACAGCGTCGCTGCGGCAGGGGTGACCCTCGAGCCCGAGGTGCTGAAGAAGATCGACGACGCCATCGGCTCGCTCGCGGAGCGCGATCCGGCGAAGACCACGTCCCCCGCTACCCGCGAAAGGTAAGGGGATCCCTTGACGTCTGTTCCGACCCTGCCCGATCTGGCGGTCACCGGGTCCACCGGCGGCCTGGGCGGGATGGTGGCCCGGCAACTCGCCGACGCCGGCACCGCCCAGCGCCTGCTGGTCCGCGACGCCGGCCGCGCCCCTGAGCTCGAGGGTGCGGTCCCGCTGGTGTTCAGCTATGCGGACAGCGCCCTGGCCGGCCAGGTCCTGGAGGGAGCCAAGGTCCTGTTTATGGTGTCAGCGGCCGAGGCCGAGGACCGGCTGGAGCAGCACTACAGTTTCATCGATGCCGCGGCCGGCGCCGGAGTGCAGCACGTGGTGTACACGTCGTTCTACGGCGCGGCCCCGGACGCCACGTTCACCCTGGCCAGGGACCACTACGCCACCGAGGCGAGGATCCGGGCATCCGGGATGGACTTCACGTTCCTCCGGGACAACTTCTACCTGGACTTCCTGCCGCTCCTGGCCGGGCAGGACGGCGTGATCCGCGGGCCGGCCGGGGACGGCCTGGTCTCGGCAGTCTCCCGCGAGGACGTCGCCCGGTCAGCGGTAACCATTCTGCGGGATCCTGCACTCCATGTGGGCACCACCTACAACCTGACCGGGCCCGAGGAGATTTCACTGGGCACCGCGGCGGAAGTCCTCACGGCCCACACCGGGCGGACCGTCACGTATCACCCGGAAACCGTTGAGGAAGCGTACGCCTCCCGCGCGTCCTACGGGGCACCGCCCTGGCAGGTGGACGCGTGGGTGAGCACGTACACGGCCATTGCCGCCGGCGAGCTTGCCGGACTGTCACCGGACGTTCGCGCGCTCACCGGCCGGGACCCGCTGAGCCTGGCGGAGTTCCTGGCGCAGCCGCAGCTGTAGCCGGCGGACGTTTCTGCCGGAGGCGGACAGCAAGACGCCGTTGACCCGGCGGGCGGCCGGGCGTAAACCTGTGAAGAGGGGGAACGCCTGGCCGCACCGAGCAGAATCGCACCGCCATGAAGCAGATCTACAAGCACCGGCTGTCCGACCGCCTCACCCTGCATCCCGGCGAGCCCACCACGGGCCCCCTGACTGCGGAGGAACTGCAACTGGCGGCACGAAACCATTCGATGCCGCTCGAAGCCCTCCGCCATAACCTCACTCCCCCGGGCCTGCACTATGTGCTCACGCACTTCGACATCCCGGACACCGCGGCGGCGGGCTGGCACCTGCAGATCAAGGGCGCCGTAAAGCAATGCCTGGAGCTGAGCCTCGCAGCGCTGAAACGGGATCCTGCCATTACTGTGCCCGTCACCCTCGAGTGCGCGGGCAACGGCCGCTCACTGCTCAAGCCCAGGCCGCTCAGCCAGCCCTGGGTCCTCGAAGCGGTAGGGACGGCCGAATGGACCGGCGTGCCGCTGGC contains the following coding sequences:
- a CDS encoding acyl-CoA dehydrogenase family protein, coding for MSSATDSPATKAAVTDVPPKDAPASDVPVAADNLGPEATAEDARALAEASRETGWDRPSFAKGLYLGNFDLGLVHPWPKAKAEDVERGEAFLERLTEYARTMSGRRIERDAKIPDEYLRGLADLGAFGMKIPREYGGLGLSLVYYGRALALLGSVHPSLGALLSAHQSIGVPEPVKEFGTPEQKREYLPRCAAGAITAYLLTEPDVGSDPARMGSTAVPTDDGGAYILDGVKLWTTNGVIAELVVVMAVVPAHTDAQGTEHKGGISAFVVEMDSPGITVENRNAFMGLRGIENGVTRFHQVRVPAANRLGREGQGLKIALSTLNTGRLSIPALCVASGRWSLKIAREWSSARVQWGQPVGMHEAVSKKIAFIAATAFALDAVFELSAEMADAGQKDVRIEAALAKLWSTEISYRIADELVQIRGGRGFETADSLEARGERAVAAEQQLRDLRINRIFEGSSEIMKLLIAREAVDAHLAAAGDLASVTASLQDKAKAAVGASGFYAKWLPKLVAGAGMDPRSYGEFGRLAKQLRFVERSSRRLARQTFYGMGRWQANLAYKQAFLGRVVDIGAELFAMAACCSRAEMILHTAPENAASAYELAEAFCEQARVRVDEYFDQLWRNTDDGDQGLTRKVLAGDYTWLEAGVLDQSEGTGPWIADATPGASTKENLHRDYR
- a CDS encoding TIGR04086 family membrane protein — protein: MSNHMEPGDGLPRRARNDNLRSETARDASFAGGEPTRALDQTNPPRVEQSTVEQPYGARATGDQEPSAERSYRAEPYAAEPAGAAPVIDPRLTDPRLTDRQTAVAREKEQFGGVKVGSAFFGWLAATGMAVLLTAFVAAAGTAVGLANNTDVNEAVNQMATNGTVGVAGIVILLVILFVSYYSGGYVAGRMARFNGAKQGMMVWVWALIAAVVVALLGLLAGQQFNVLANLNSFPRIPVNEGELTVTSIIAAVVVAAVALVGAVLGGLAGMHFHRKVDKAGFTPDETYSEA
- a CDS encoding YchJ family protein codes for the protein MPENPGTAGNCFCLSGEAYTDCCGRFHSGGADAATAEQLMRSRYSAFVLLDAGYLRKTWHPDTVPADLELDPAMEWRRLDILATHRGGPLDTEGTVEFKAHFRHDAERGVHHETSRFVRENRRWYYVDAVLPA
- a CDS encoding aldo/keto reductase, giving the protein MSLSELRVFGRSGTPISPLTLGTMNFGEGPGGASGGGLTSAAPTGADESIRIIQSALDAGITAVDTADVYSQGESEQVVGRALRGRRDDVFLATKFHGQMSPNPAHSGNSRRWIMQAVEGSLRRLQTDRIDLYQAHRPDYNTDVLETITALNDLIRQGKILYYGTSVFTPAQLVEAQWLATTNHLIPPVANQVPYSMLVRGNERDVLPIAQQYGLGVLAYGPLAGGWLSGEFVLDAGQPPTRVHSLPGRYDISGPSSERKLLAADSLARLADKLEISLVDLSIGFALNHPAVSSVIIGPRTEAHLQAYLKAADTLLSEPVLDAIDELVPPGTNFVERDAGAVVPSLEYAELRRR
- a CDS encoding aldo/keto reductase family protein, with amino-acid sequence MEFRYLGNSGFKVSEITFGNWLTHGSQVENDVATQCVRAALDAGISTFDTADVYANTAAETVLGEALKGERRESLEIFTKVFGPTGPKGKNDLGLSRKHIMESINGSLRRLQTDYVDLYQAHRYDFETPLEETMQAFADIVRQGKALYIGVSEWTAEQLREGHALSRELGFQLISNQPQYSMLWRVIEAEVVPASEELGVSQIVWSPMAQGVLSGKYLPGQPAPEGSRATDDKGGAKMIERWMRDDVLTGVQALKPIAEEAGLSMPQLAVAWVLQNPNVASAIVGASRPEQIADSVAAAGVTLEPEVLKKIDDAIGSLAERDPAKTTSPATRER
- a CDS encoding SDR family oxidoreductase, encoding MTSVPTLPDLAVTGSTGGLGGMVARQLADAGTAQRLLVRDAGRAPELEGAVPLVFSYADSALAGQVLEGAKVLFMVSAAEAEDRLEQHYSFIDAAAGAGVQHVVYTSFYGAAPDATFTLARDHYATEARIRASGMDFTFLRDNFYLDFLPLLAGQDGVIRGPAGDGLVSAVSREDVARSAVTILRDPALHVGTTYNLTGPEEISLGTAAEVLTAHTGRTVTYHPETVEEAYASRASYGAPPWQVDAWVSTYTAIAAGELAGLSPDVRALTGRDPLSLAEFLAQPQL